In Rhizobium sp. WSM4643, the following are encoded in one genomic region:
- a CDS encoding universal stress protein produces MNYVLSSDGSSRPPSQPAGVIFADHVHEITVHADILALLPDPATARSCLDIAEDAAGAINGTMAAAHVGADPERMIAAAEEIDLQLLREHDEGSPSQRFERVARAFEDWKQGKPDRDRLLLDDCRGDLDRCVTTECHETALVVAPCHGNMDARDTFHDILFNEHKLVLVPPPGQYAGNLLGHVVIGWKPQDHAQRAVVAARHWLATADRITVLCVNDRPDGSYQFTARELLKQLGLDGDVIAINSGARSVGETILDFAKTEKATCLLIGAYKHGYFLELLLGRVTRYLLSHRTLPIMMKH; encoded by the coding sequence ATGAACTATGTGCTCTCAAGTGACGGCTCGTCGAGACCGCCGTCACAACCGGCTGGCGTCATCTTCGCCGACCATGTGCATGAGATCACCGTCCATGCCGATATTCTCGCATTGCTGCCCGATCCGGCAACAGCACGCTCTTGCCTTGATATCGCCGAGGATGCCGCAGGTGCCATCAATGGCACCATGGCCGCCGCCCATGTCGGCGCGGATCCGGAAAGGATGATCGCTGCGGCCGAGGAGATCGACCTGCAGCTACTGAGAGAGCACGATGAAGGCTCGCCGTCGCAGCGGTTCGAGCGTGTCGCACGCGCTTTCGAGGATTGGAAGCAAGGTAAGCCTGATCGAGACCGGCTCCTTCTCGACGACTGCCGCGGCGATCTCGATCGTTGCGTGACGACCGAATGCCATGAGACGGCGCTTGTCGTTGCCCCGTGCCATGGCAACATGGATGCCCGTGACACGTTCCACGACATCCTGTTCAACGAACACAAGTTGGTGCTGGTGCCGCCACCCGGCCAATATGCCGGCAACCTGCTCGGCCATGTCGTGATTGGCTGGAAGCCGCAGGATCATGCGCAGCGCGCCGTCGTCGCGGCGAGACACTGGCTGGCGACGGCCGATCGCATTACCGTTCTCTGCGTCAACGACAGACCCGACGGAAGTTATCAGTTCACGGCGCGGGAACTGCTCAAGCAACTCGGACTCGACGGCGACGTTATCGCGATCAACTCAGGCGCCCGCTCCGTCGGCGAAACGATCCTCGATTTCGCAAAAACCGAGAAGGCCACCTGCCTGCTGATCGGCGCCTACAAGCACGGATATTTCTTGGAGTTGCTGCTCGGCCGCGTCACTCGCTATCTGTTGTCACATAGAACGCTCCCGATAATGATGAAGCATTAG
- a CDS encoding methyl-accepting chemotaxis protein gives MVNGLMSQVRIQTKVLVLLAPFVISLCAVGLTGYYAASLLEGRMEISNHVLQSLNGFKHVSSSMTGFLMKPSQEARDTALADAREQLGNLKQTIESLRPTTDVGLLDRALDQSQIIPQKIEAIWQIETGQQKILSDVDAASAALLDLQGQVGKRSFMLMASAKKTENANKGGLNNSVSVSAAASVATKLRNDYTNAMTPADKVSLLAKYAPDLQKAKEQLSPAVATDKQAFAAQYAAAVDVIANASKVSPDTLDVPATDATVANLAATGDSLKAVGDDLMRTSVLALAASDKDISQATNVGNELRAIVNSNNEIRVGFAELAGNPDDARVKKVQQSIYMYQTELGRLAGVVNDDPVFAEIPKKAQPVLDLLAANAAALSEGAARKLAEFDSAAAQIDNTWNLLAQFAETQRQNAGQDRQQANRVSGGAIVFGILIAMTAGAALVVTLKGPITQITAAMRKIAEGRLDTAITGEARGDEIGEMARALSVFKQNALSNVDMEHQAEIARSDAESERARNELERRSAKVQVDAAIEALAEGLTRLSRGELNFSIDTPFAADLDRIRTDFNMSVAGLRETLCDIRETSSLISDNGRQMAEAVDDLASRTEKQAAALEETAAAVEEISSAVNTSSGRAAAALALVQRAKQGADASASVVQNAVSAMGRIEDASGKIVQIVSAIDSIAFQTNLLALNAGVEAARAGEAGKGFAVVAQEVRELAQRSARAAKEIGELINNSVREVASGSEFVGRTGDALMEISSEIVHIVGHIELIASSSRDQATTLHSINASVNDIDRMTQQNAAMVEETNAATRQLSSEALALTDMIARFRLEGHERAASRGYQTAAA, from the coding sequence GTGGTAAATGGTTTGATGTCGCAAGTTCGCATTCAGACGAAGGTGCTGGTACTTTTGGCGCCATTCGTCATTAGCCTATGCGCAGTGGGGCTGACGGGCTATTACGCGGCCAGCCTTCTCGAAGGTCGGATGGAGATCTCCAACCATGTTTTGCAGTCCCTGAACGGGTTCAAACATGTTTCTTCCAGCATGACCGGCTTTCTGATGAAGCCGTCGCAGGAAGCCCGTGATACCGCGCTTGCGGATGCCCGAGAGCAACTGGGCAACCTGAAGCAGACGATCGAGAGCCTAAGGCCGACGACCGATGTGGGGCTTCTTGACCGGGCACTCGATCAATCGCAAATCATCCCGCAAAAGATCGAAGCGATCTGGCAAATCGAAACGGGGCAGCAGAAAATTCTCAGTGATGTTGACGCTGCTTCCGCGGCACTTCTTGATCTGCAAGGGCAGGTTGGCAAGCGCTCGTTCATGCTGATGGCTAGCGCGAAGAAGACGGAAAATGCCAACAAGGGCGGACTGAACAATTCCGTCTCCGTCAGCGCCGCCGCCAGTGTCGCGACAAAACTTCGTAATGACTATACGAATGCGATGACGCCGGCTGACAAAGTTAGCCTGTTAGCCAAATACGCGCCCGATTTGCAAAAGGCAAAGGAGCAGCTTTCGCCTGCGGTCGCGACCGACAAACAAGCGTTCGCCGCGCAGTATGCCGCTGCTGTGGACGTCATTGCCAACGCTTCGAAGGTGTCGCCTGACACTTTGGATGTCCCAGCAACGGATGCCACCGTTGCCAATCTTGCTGCAACTGGCGACAGTCTCAAGGCGGTTGGCGACGATCTGATGCGAACCTCCGTGCTCGCGCTTGCCGCGTCGGACAAGGATATTTCGCAGGCGACGAATGTCGGCAACGAACTGCGCGCCATCGTTAACAGCAATAACGAGATCCGCGTCGGCTTCGCCGAACTCGCCGGCAATCCAGACGATGCGCGAGTGAAGAAAGTCCAGCAGTCGATCTACATGTATCAGACAGAGCTCGGCCGTCTTGCCGGCGTGGTGAACGACGATCCGGTCTTTGCCGAAATTCCGAAGAAGGCTCAACCCGTCCTCGATCTGCTTGCAGCAAACGCGGCGGCGCTCTCCGAAGGTGCGGCGCGCAAGCTGGCTGAATTCGACAGCGCTGCGGCGCAGATCGACAACACCTGGAACCTGCTTGCTCAATTCGCCGAGACGCAAAGGCAAAATGCTGGGCAGGATCGTCAACAGGCCAATAGGGTATCCGGTGGCGCCATTGTGTTCGGCATCCTGATCGCTATGACGGCGGGTGCCGCGCTGGTCGTCACCCTGAAGGGACCGATCACCCAGATTACCGCAGCGATGCGCAAGATCGCAGAGGGAAGGCTCGATACCGCAATCACCGGCGAGGCACGGGGCGACGAAATCGGGGAAATGGCCCGGGCGCTTTCCGTCTTCAAACAAAATGCGCTGTCGAATGTCGACATGGAACATCAGGCCGAGATCGCGCGGAGCGATGCGGAATCCGAGCGCGCCCGTAACGAACTCGAGCGACGTAGCGCCAAGGTCCAGGTTGACGCCGCAATCGAGGCGCTTGCAGAAGGGCTCACGCGGCTGTCGCGCGGAGAGTTGAATTTTTCGATCGATACGCCGTTTGCCGCCGACCTCGACCGGATCCGTACCGATTTCAACATGTCCGTCGCGGGTCTCAGGGAGACGCTTTGCGATATCCGCGAGACGTCTTCCCTCATCAGCGACAATGGCCGACAGATGGCGGAAGCCGTTGATGACCTAGCCAGCCGAACGGAAAAGCAGGCCGCCGCACTTGAGGAAACCGCAGCGGCAGTGGAGGAGATTTCTTCCGCCGTCAACACCTCTTCAGGACGGGCAGCAGCAGCGCTTGCGCTTGTCCAACGCGCCAAACAGGGCGCCGACGCCTCGGCTTCAGTGGTCCAAAACGCGGTTTCTGCCATGGGACGAATTGAGGACGCGTCGGGCAAGATCGTTCAGATTGTCAGCGCCATCGACTCCATCGCTTTCCAGACCAATCTCTTGGCCTTAAATGCGGGAGTCGAAGCGGCAAGAGCGGGTGAGGCCGGCAAGGGCTTTGCAGTCGTGGCGCAGGAAGTGCGAGAGCTGGCGCAGCGATCGGCTCGCGCAGCCAAGGAAATCGGTGAGCTCATCAACAATTCCGTCCGAGAGGTTGCATCCGGCTCCGAATTCGTCGGCCGCACCGGCGATGCGCTGATGGAGATTTCCAGCGAGATCGTCCATATTGTCGGTCATATCGAGCTCATTGCCTCGTCAAGCCGCGACCAAGCGACGACACTCCATTCGATCAACGCATCGGTGAACGATATTGATCGTATGACGCAGCAAAATGCGGCGATGGTGGAAGAGACGAATGCTGCCACCAGACAGCTATCGTCCGAGGCGCTTGCACTTACCGACATGATTGCGCGCTTTCGGCTTGAAGGCCACGAGCGCGCGGCTTCAAGAGGGTACCAGACTGCGGCGGCATGA
- a CDS encoding SLC13 family permease produces the protein MTNLVVILFGLTYLGMALGRVPGLRIDRAGIAMIVAVALVALAAVPVDGMSEAIHFPTLLLLGGLMILSARVGASGFYDAASVWIAGQAGRPLRLLALTITVGGILSAFLVNDIVVFAMTPLLCTGLKVRKLDPRPFLLGLAAASNAGSAATLIGNPQNILIGQAGALGFWPYFTQAVVPAIAGLVLSFGCIAFIWRSSLAAADDGAPLEPVAFHRAQVGICTVALLALLVLFATPLPREISALLVAACLIVSRTLPTRQLFGEIDLPLLILFAALFVVNDAFARTGIPEEAVRMLAAHGLLPDRVSFLVPISLFLSNTIGNVPAVVMILKVWQEIPEGVLIGLAILSTLAGNLFLVGSLANLIVAERASAQGVRLTFRDHAKAGVPITLLSMVFAGLWLWLGGFMPL, from the coding sequence ATGACAAATCTCGTCGTTATTCTCTTCGGGCTCACCTATCTCGGGATGGCATTGGGACGCGTCCCGGGACTTAGGATCGACCGCGCCGGCATCGCAATGATCGTCGCAGTCGCGCTGGTCGCTCTCGCGGCAGTTCCCGTCGACGGGATGAGCGAAGCGATCCATTTTCCGACCTTGCTTTTGCTTGGCGGCTTGATGATCCTTTCCGCGCGTGTTGGTGCAAGCGGCTTCTACGACGCGGCGTCGGTTTGGATAGCGGGCCAGGCAGGCAGGCCGTTGCGCCTGCTCGCCTTGACGATCACGGTCGGCGGCATCCTCTCCGCTTTCCTTGTCAACGATATCGTTGTTTTCGCCATGACGCCGCTGCTGTGCACCGGCCTCAAAGTGCGGAAACTCGACCCACGGCCATTCCTGCTTGGTCTCGCAGCGGCCAGCAACGCGGGTTCGGCCGCCACCTTGATCGGCAATCCACAAAATATCCTCATCGGTCAGGCCGGCGCGCTGGGGTTCTGGCCCTATTTCACGCAGGCCGTCGTTCCGGCGATCGCAGGTCTTGTTCTCAGTTTCGGATGCATCGCGTTCATCTGGCGATCAAGTCTCGCAGCGGCAGACGACGGCGCACCCCTCGAGCCTGTAGCCTTCCACCGCGCTCAAGTTGGAATCTGTACCGTCGCCCTTCTTGCGCTGCTTGTCTTGTTTGCCACGCCGCTGCCACGCGAGATCTCGGCTCTTTTGGTCGCCGCCTGCCTGATCGTAAGCCGCACCCTTCCGACCCGGCAACTCTTCGGCGAAATCGATCTGCCATTGCTGATCCTGTTTGCGGCCTTGTTCGTCGTCAACGACGCCTTCGCGCGGACGGGAATTCCGGAGGAGGCCGTGCGGATGCTCGCCGCCCATGGCCTCCTTCCCGATCGAGTTTCGTTCCTTGTGCCGATCTCGCTCTTTCTGAGCAACACGATCGGCAATGTTCCCGCCGTGGTGATGATCCTGAAGGTCTGGCAAGAGATCCCGGAGGGGGTCCTGATCGGCCTCGCCATTCTTTCGACGCTGGCCGGAAACCTGTTTCTGGTCGGAAGCCTTGCAAATCTGATCGTGGCCGAGCGTGCCTCAGCCCAAGGGGTACGGCTGACTTTTCGGGATCACGCGAAAGCTGGCGTACCGATCACACTCCTATCCATGGTCTTCGCTGGCCTCTGGTTGTGGCTCGGTGGTTTCATGCCTCTTTAG